Proteins found in one Perca fluviatilis chromosome 9, GENO_Pfluv_1.0, whole genome shotgun sequence genomic segment:
- the lnp1 gene encoding leukemia NUP98 fusion partner 1 isoform X2, with the protein MSLRLLPSSLMVDDDDDDGNFTKWMSSYWGHGAEGGHSRDRKRSFRRSAKIHGDRRASLPTVSQLDAMKLNRLHTVTMAATPSHIKMREEKGEVRPHQRTRCTSSDDNSRSKSAIPENRITTIPELTESFQKRLFLRDKRTMSACGLSSCRCSPRSGAALHLIRWASADLGATNGDDKLCLICYDDMRKGGEGVQELHCEHRFHKECMERWLWKKQTCPACRVHVFMQNPLYWSSSRIKVP; encoded by the exons ATGTCTCTCAGGCTCCTGCCTTCTTCCCTCATGGtcgacgatgatgatgatgatggtaacTTCACAAAATGGATGAGTAGTTACTGGGGTCACGGAGCAGAAGGTGGACACTCCAGAGACAGGAAACGCAGTTTCAGAAGATCTGCAAAAATACACGGTGATCGAAGAGCATCACTCCCGACTGTG TCACAATTAGATGCCATGAAGTTAAACAGGCTCCACACAGTGACAATGGCAGCCACCCCGAGCCACATCAAAATGCGAGAGGAGAAGGGGGAGGTCCGGCCTCACCAGAGAACTCGTTGTACCTCCTCAGACGACAACAGCCGCTCCAAGTCAGCCATCCCAGAGAACCGCATCACCACTATCCCAGAGCTCACAGAGTCTTTCCAGAAGAGACTTTTTCTCCGTGATAAGAGGACCATGTCTGCG TGTGGCCTCTCGTCGTGTCGCTGCTCTCCACGGAGCGGAGCAGCACTTCACCTCATCCGGTGGGCATCAGCTGATCTCGGAGCCACG aatGGTGACGACAAGTTGTGCCTGATCTGTTATGACGACATGCGGAAGGGCGGAGAGGGAGTTCAAGAGCTGCACTGTGAACACCGCTTCCATAAAGAG tGCATGGAGCGGTGGCTGTGGAAAAAACAGACATGTCCCGCATGCCGTGTCCACGTGTTCATGCAGAATCCCCTCTACTGGTCTTCATCCCGCATCAAAGTCCCATAA
- the lnp1 gene encoding leukemia NUP98 fusion partner 1 isoform X3: MSLRLLPSSLMVDDDDDDGNFTKWMSSYWGHGAEGGHSRDRKRSFRRSAKIHGDRRASLPTVSQLDAMKLNRLHTVTMAATPSHIKMREEKGEVRPHQRTRCTSSDDNSRSKSAIPENRITTIPELTESFQKRLFLRDKRTMSANGDDKLCLICYDDMRKGGEGVQELHCEHRFHKEEAQRLEQCRPRSGSEAVACQVRRLSDERRYSSDGPISMEKEPHTPCRQLSLRRHR; encoded by the exons ATGTCTCTCAGGCTCCTGCCTTCTTCCCTCATGGtcgacgatgatgatgatgatggtaacTTCACAAAATGGATGAGTAGTTACTGGGGTCACGGAGCAGAAGGTGGACACTCCAGAGACAGGAAACGCAGTTTCAGAAGATCTGCAAAAATACACGGTGATCGAAGAGCATCACTCCCGACTGTG TCACAATTAGATGCCATGAAGTTAAACAGGCTCCACACAGTGACAATGGCAGCCACCCCGAGCCACATCAAAATGCGAGAGGAGAAGGGGGAGGTCCGGCCTCACCAGAGAACTCGTTGTACCTCCTCAGACGACAACAGCCGCTCCAAGTCAGCCATCCCAGAGAACCGCATCACCACTATCCCAGAGCTCACAGAGTCTTTCCAGAAGAGACTTTTTCTCCGTGATAAGAGGACCATGTCTGCG aatGGTGACGACAAGTTGTGCCTGATCTGTTATGACGACATGCGGAAGGGCGGAGAGGGAGTTCAAGAGCTGCACTGTGAACACCGCTTCCATAAAGAG GAGGCTCAGAGGTTAGAGCAGTGTCGGCCCCGCAGCGGCAGTGAAGCAGTCGCTTGTCAGGTGAGGAGACTCTCGGATGAGAGGAGGTATTCATCAGACGGGCCAATCTCCATGGAGAAGGAGCCGCACACACCCTGCCGTCAACTTTCCCTGCGTAGACATCGCTGA
- the lnp1 gene encoding leukemia NUP98 fusion partner 1 isoform X1, protein MSLRLLPSSLMVDDDDDDGNFTKWMSSYWGHGAEGGHSRDRKRSFRRSAKIHGDRRASLPTVSQLDAMKLNRLHTVTMAATPSHIKMREEKGEVRPHQRTRCTSSDDNSRSKSAIPENRITTIPELTESFQKRLFLRDKRTMSACGLSSCRCSPRSGAALHLIRWASADLGATNGDDKLCLICYDDMRKGGEGVQELHCEHRFHKEEAQRLEQCRPRSGSEAVACQVRRLSDERRYSSDGPISMEKEPHTPCRQLSLRRHR, encoded by the exons ATGTCTCTCAGGCTCCTGCCTTCTTCCCTCATGGtcgacgatgatgatgatgatggtaacTTCACAAAATGGATGAGTAGTTACTGGGGTCACGGAGCAGAAGGTGGACACTCCAGAGACAGGAAACGCAGTTTCAGAAGATCTGCAAAAATACACGGTGATCGAAGAGCATCACTCCCGACTGTG TCACAATTAGATGCCATGAAGTTAAACAGGCTCCACACAGTGACAATGGCAGCCACCCCGAGCCACATCAAAATGCGAGAGGAGAAGGGGGAGGTCCGGCCTCACCAGAGAACTCGTTGTACCTCCTCAGACGACAACAGCCGCTCCAAGTCAGCCATCCCAGAGAACCGCATCACCACTATCCCAGAGCTCACAGAGTCTTTCCAGAAGAGACTTTTTCTCCGTGATAAGAGGACCATGTCTGCG TGTGGCCTCTCGTCGTGTCGCTGCTCTCCACGGAGCGGAGCAGCACTTCACCTCATCCGGTGGGCATCAGCTGATCTCGGAGCCACG aatGGTGACGACAAGTTGTGCCTGATCTGTTATGACGACATGCGGAAGGGCGGAGAGGGAGTTCAAGAGCTGCACTGTGAACACCGCTTCCATAAAGAG GAGGCTCAGAGGTTAGAGCAGTGTCGGCCCCGCAGCGGCAGTGAAGCAGTCGCTTGTCAGGTGAGGAGACTCTCGGATGAGAGGAGGTATTCATCAGACGGGCCAATCTCCATGGAGAAGGAGCCGCACACACCCTGCCGTCAACTTTCCCTGCGTAGACATCGCTGA